In Pseudomonas sp. LRP2-20, the genomic window TCGCGCACGACGATATTGGTGGCGGCCTCGATACCGGCGCTGCCGGCGGCCAGCAGGAACTGGCGTTCCTCGCCGCTGTTGGCCTGGGCGAAGCGCTCGGCGGTGGCGGCGACCTGCGCCAGGGTGTCGGCGCGGTGGTCCTTCAGGTACGCGATCACCGGCATCAGCGAGCAGTCGTTGTTGAACAGCTCCGGGGTGTTGACCGAAGCCTGCTGGGCCGCGTAGTTGAGCACGTCCTGATTGCGCTGCAGGCTGTTCAGGCGCGGGTTGCCCTCGTAGGTGCCGGCGGTGATCTGGCGCACCGCGTTGGCCAGCGACAAGGTGGTCTGCACCCCGGGCAGCTGCTGCAGCTCCCAGGCCAGGCGGTCGGCCAGCACCAGCGTCTGGTAGCGCAGGCAGCCTTCCGGCGGCGTCTTGACCATCACCGCGAAGGTGTCGCTGCTCAGTGCGTAGTGGCGGGTGATGAAGGCGTTGTCGCGGTTGTAGCGCGAGTCGGCGCGCAGCTCCGGGGCACCGCTGTCGAGGTCGCCGATCTTCAGTTGCAGGCTGCCCCACACCCCGATGGCGGCCAGGGCCACGGCCACCAGCAAGGCGCCCGTGGCCCACTTGCGCTCGGTGAAGCGGTCGAGCAGGTCCCACAAGCGGCCAAAGCCACGGTGCTGCGCCGCGCGGGCATCGATGTACAACGCGCGCTCGGCAGCCTTGCGGCCCACGCCGACATACGACAGCGCCACCGGCATCAGCAGCAGCGAGGTGAAGATCAGCACCGCCACGCCGATGCTGGCGGTGATGGCCAGGTCCTGGATCACCGGGATATCGATCAGCATCAGCACGGCAAAGCCTACGGCGTCCGCCAGCAGCGCGGTGACCCCGGCCACGAACAGGCGGCGGAAGGTGTAGCGTGCGGCGATCTGCCGGTGGGTGCCACGGCCGATGTCCTGGAGGATGCCGTTCATCTTCTGCGCGGCGTGCGAGACGCCGATGGCGAAGATCAGGAACGGCACCAGGATCGAGTACGGGTCGATGGCATAGCCCAGCCAGGCGACGATGCCCAGCTGCCAGACCACCGCTGTCAGCGAACACAGCACCACCAGCAAGGTGCTGCGCACGCAGCGGGTGTACAGGTAGATGATCACCAGGCTGGTGACCACGGCCAAGGCAAAGAACGCCATCACCTGGATCAGCCCGTCGATCAGGTCGCCCATCAACTTGGCGAAGCCGATCACGTGTATCTGATACTGGCCGCTGGCCTGGTACTGGCTGCGCAGGTGCTCGAGCTTTTGCGAGAAGGCGTGGTAGTCGATGCCTTTGCCGGTGGCCGAATCCTGATCCAGCAGCGGCACGATCAGCATGCTCGACTTGAAGTCGCGGGCCACCAGGCTGCCGACGATGTTGGCGCGCTCGATGTTCTGGCGCAGCTGCTCGATGTCGGCAGCCCCGCCCTGGTAGCCATCGGGCATCACCGGGCCGCCCTGGAAGCCTTGTTCGGTGACCTCGGTCCAGCGCACTGCCGGGCTCCACAGCGATTTCATCCAGGCGCGGTCGACGCCGTCACTGAGGAACAGCTCGTCGTTGATCTGGCGCAGGGTCTGCAGGTAGTCGGGGTCGAAGATGTCGCCGCGGGTGTTCTCCACCACCACCCGCACCGAGTTGCCCAGGCCGCGCAGCGACGGGCGGTTTTCCAGGTAGTTCTGAATGTAGGGGTGGCTCTGCGGCAGCATCTTCTCGAAGCTGGGGCGCAGTTCCAGGCGGGTCAGTGCCATGTAGCCCAGCACCAGGGTGGTCAGGAGCATGCACAGCACAAAGGCCAGGCGATGGTTGAACACCAGGCGCTCCAGGCGATTGCCCGAACGGGGGTCGAAGTCGGCGAGGTTGTGGATCACCGGCAGTGGGTCTTGGCGGATATCGGCCATCAGGGTCTTCTCTCGTCGAAGGTGCGCACGCCCCGCTCGCCCACCAGCACCAGCCCGGTAGCGGCAGTGCTGGCAAGCGCGGTCACCGGGCCGCGTGTGGCTTGTGGCTGCGGGCTGAAGCTGGCGCCGCCATCGCGGCTGAGCAGCAGGTCGCCAGCCTGGCTGGCCAGCCAGACATCGCCGGCAGCCGTGAGGCTCGCGGCCGTCAGGCTAGTCTGCACGCCACTGCTGACCGGCTGCCATTGCTGGCCGCCGTCGGTGCTGCGGTAGGCATTGCCACGCAAGCCGTAGATCACCAACAGCCCGGGTTTGCCCACGGCTCCGAACAAGGTGCCGGCATAGGGCGTCGGCACCTGGGTGAAGCGCTCACCAGCGGCATCCAGCTTGAGCAAAAGGCCCTGCTCGCCGGTGATGTACAGCGCCTCACCAACCGGCGCCAGGCTGGTCAGGTGCAAGCCTTGCGGGTTGTCGCTGTGGTCCTGCCACGGCAACCAGTGCTGGCCGCCGTCCTCGGTGCGCAGCAACAGGTTGAACAGGCCCACGGCATAGCCATGCTGGTCATCGCTGAACCACACATCGAGCAAGGTGCTATCGCTGCCGTCGGCCAGCGCACGGCCATCGAGCTGCTTTTCCCAATGCTGGCCACCGTCACGGCTGTGCAGCACCACACCGTCGTTACCCACCGCCCAACCCTGCTCGGCGG contains:
- a CDS encoding WD40/YVTN/BNR-like repeat-containing protein, with product MSVFKRCSVAMLCWVALQGAAQAAPFTDVLDLPAMPSALAASSALRDVTRAGERLVAVGPRGHILYSDDQGAHWQQAQVPVSADLNAVSFATAEQGWAVGNDGVVLHSRDGGQHWEKQLDGRALADGSDSTLLDVWFSDDQHGYAVGLFNLLLRTEDGGQHWLPWQDHSDNPQGLHLTSLAPVGEALYITGEQGLLLKLDAAGERFTQVPTPYAGTLFGAVGKPGLLVIYGLRGNAYRSTDGGQQWQPVSSGVQTSLTAASLTAAGDVWLASQAGDLLLSRDGGASFSPQPQATRGPVTALASTAATGLVLVGERGVRTFDERRP
- a CDS encoding efflux RND transporter permease subunit, which encodes MADIRQDPLPVIHNLADFDPRSGNRLERLVFNHRLAFVLCMLLTTLVLGYMALTRLELRPSFEKMLPQSHPYIQNYLENRPSLRGLGNSVRVVVENTRGDIFDPDYLQTLRQINDELFLSDGVDRAWMKSLWSPAVRWTEVTEQGFQGGPVMPDGYQGGAADIEQLRQNIERANIVGSLVARDFKSSMLIVPLLDQDSATGKGIDYHAFSQKLEHLRSQYQASGQYQIHVIGFAKLMGDLIDGLIQVMAFFALAVVTSLVIIYLYTRCVRSTLLVVLCSLTAVVWQLGIVAWLGYAIDPYSILVPFLIFAIGVSHAAQKMNGILQDIGRGTHRQIAARYTFRRLFVAGVTALLADAVGFAVLMLIDIPVIQDLAITASIGVAVLIFTSLLLMPVALSYVGVGRKAAERALYIDARAAQHRGFGRLWDLLDRFTERKWATGALLVAVALAAIGVWGSLQLKIGDLDSGAPELRADSRYNRDNAFITRHYALSSDTFAVMVKTPPEGCLRYQTLVLADRLAWELQQLPGVQTTLSLANAVRQITAGTYEGNPRLNSLQRNQDVLNYAAQQASVNTPELFNNDCSLMPVIAYLKDHRADTLAQVAATAERFAQANSGEERQFLLAAGSAGIEAATNIVVREANHRMLLLVYLAVTLFCLFTFRSWRATLVAILPLMLTSLLCEALMVAMGIGVKVATLPVIALGVGIGVDYALYLLSVQLYHQRAGLPLAQAYQKAVAFTGRVVGLVGITLAAGVVGWAWSPIKFQADMGLLLTFMFLWNMLGALVLIPALSHFLLRGHGAPAASRARAASRSSTQETECSPHV